In Chloroflexota bacterium, one DNA window encodes the following:
- a CDS encoding DUF6504 family protein, which produces MMTRLWPEGTPVAVALSADRPAVFRWRCREIQVHGVVDQWVLHDQWWDLDALPEAAEGTGQIWRHYFQVATADGLLCVLYRDLLQDAWYLERVYD; this is translated from the coding sequence ATGATGACCCGTCTCTGGCCCGAGGGCACACCCGTCGCTGTGGCACTGAGTGCTGACCGGCCGGCTGTCTTTCGCTGGCGCTGCAGGGAGATACAGGTTCATGGCGTCGTCGACCAATGGGTCTTGCACGATCAATGGTGGGACCTGGATGCTCTCCCTGAGGCAGCGGAGGGGACGGGGCAGATCTGGCGCCACTATTTTCAGGTGGCCACGGCCGACGGTCTGCTCTGTGTGCTGTATCGTGATTTGCTACAGGATGCCTGGTACCTGGAGCGGGTGTACGATTGA